A single region of the Micropterus dolomieu isolate WLL.071019.BEF.003 ecotype Adirondacks linkage group LG18, ASM2129224v1, whole genome shotgun sequence genome encodes:
- the LOC123957020 gene encoding neurexophilin-2, with translation MHSIHRNLLYNNITLPALLQMNKNLNSFRLCHWNVQGLEKQVDFSDLGPVGSVMKTLPYGMGEGTVGGTSGGVVKPPYQTRIFSTSIDQTPMKSKPPTYSFFNPYDSARNQSLLLDQTGYRSKRKPSLKTAMKTKKIFGWGDFYFNVKTMKFSLLVTGKIVDHINGTFTVYFRHNSSSLGNVSVSIVPPTKVVEFEVLQQQQLHPHTQQDVQIQETQQSTVDPKETKTFNCRVEYEKTNRSKKPKPCLYDPSQTCFTEHTQSHAAWLCAKPFKVICIFISFFSIDYKLVQKVCPDYNFQSEHPYFG, from the exons ATGCACTCCATCCACCGCAACCTCCTCTATAACAATATCACACTTCCTGCTTTGCTCCAGATGAACAAGAATCTTAACTCATTCAGGCTCTGTCACTGGAAC GTCCAAGGGTTGGAGAAGCAAGTGGACTTCTCAGACCTGGGCCCAGTGGGGTCAGTGATGAAGACTCTTCCATATGGCATGGGTGAAGGCACAGTGGGTGGAACGTCAGGGGGAGTGGTGAAACCTCCATACCAAACACGTATCTTTTCCACTTCAATTGACCAGACACCCATGAAATCCAAGCCACCCACCTACAGTTTCTTTAACCCATATGACTCGGCCCGGAACCAGTCCCTGCTTCTAGACCAGACAGGCTACCGCTCTAAGCGCAAGCCCTCACTAAAGACCGCCATGAAGACTAAGAAGATCTTCGGCTGGGGAGACTTCTACTTTAACGTCAAGACCATGAAGTTCAGTTTGTTGGTGACAGGGAAGATTGTGGACCACATCAACGGGACGTTCACTGTTTACTTCCGCCACAACTCATCCAGCCTGGGTAACGTGTCGGTCAGTATTGTGCCTCCAACCAAAGTGGTGGAGTTTGAggtcctccagcagcagcagctgcacccCCACACCCAGCAGGATGTCCAGATCCAGGAGACCCAGCAGTCCACTGTCGACCCCAAAGAGACAAAGACCTTTAACTGTCGGGTGGAGTATGAGAAAACCAACAGATCCAAGAAGCCCAAACCCTGCCTGTACGATCCATCTCAAACCTGCTTCACAGAGCACACCCAGTCCCATGCTGCCTGGCTCTGTGCCAAACCCTTCAAGGTGATCTGCATCTTCATCTCTTTCTTTAGCATCGATTACAAGCTGGTTCAGAAAGTGTGTCCAGACTACAACTTCCAAAGTGAGCACCCTTACTTTGGATAA